From Roseisolibacter agri, a single genomic window includes:
- the guaA gene encoding glutamine-hydrolyzing GMP synthase, with amino-acid sequence MSSRILIIDYGSQYTQLIARRVREARVYSEIHPPTRSVEWVREWNPTGIILSGGPNSVYGENVPTADPALLDVAPTLGVCYGMQLISHLLGGEVIRGAHREYGRDEVIIDEGEALFAGFTPGERTQVWMSHGDHVEKAPPGFRVVAHSGKQAIAAIRHESKPILAVQFHPEVAHTPRGSEIIANFLFDTCRCTPDWTPGAFIEEEVAKIRAQVGNARVICGLSGGVDSSVAAALVHRAIGDQLTCIFVDNGLLRLHEREQVERTFRAHLGIDLRVVDASQQFLDALAGVDDPETKRKRIGHTFIDVFEEAAQSVGDDVRFLVQGTLYPDVIESVSPTGGPSVTIKSHHNVGGLKPDMKFALIEPLRELFKDEVRNVGRELGLPEEMVGRHPFPGPGLGIRVISDVTQEKLDVLRQADAIYLEEIRSAGLYNEIWQAFAVLLPIRSVGVMGDERTYENVLALRAVTSTDGMTADWFHFPHEVLGRISNRIIREVTGINRVVYDVSSKPPATIEWE; translated from the coding sequence ATGTCCAGCCGCATCCTGATCATCGACTACGGCTCGCAGTACACGCAGCTCATCGCGCGCCGCGTGCGCGAGGCCCGCGTCTACTCGGAGATCCATCCGCCCACGCGCTCGGTCGAGTGGGTGCGGGAGTGGAACCCGACGGGGATCATCCTGTCGGGCGGGCCGAACTCGGTGTACGGCGAGAACGTCCCGACCGCCGATCCCGCGCTCCTCGACGTCGCGCCCACGCTCGGCGTGTGCTACGGCATGCAGCTCATCTCGCACCTGCTGGGCGGCGAGGTCATTCGCGGCGCGCATCGCGAGTACGGACGCGACGAGGTGATCATCGACGAGGGCGAGGCGCTGTTCGCCGGCTTCACGCCGGGCGAGCGCACGCAGGTGTGGATGAGCCACGGCGACCACGTCGAGAAGGCGCCGCCGGGATTCCGCGTCGTCGCGCACTCCGGGAAGCAGGCCATCGCCGCCATCCGCCACGAGTCGAAGCCGATCCTCGCGGTGCAGTTCCATCCCGAGGTCGCGCACACCCCGCGCGGCTCCGAGATCATCGCGAACTTCCTGTTCGACACCTGCCGCTGCACGCCCGACTGGACCCCGGGCGCGTTCATCGAGGAGGAGGTGGCGAAGATCCGCGCGCAGGTGGGGAACGCGCGCGTGATCTGCGGTCTCTCCGGTGGCGTCGATTCTTCCGTGGCGGCGGCGCTGGTGCACCGCGCGATCGGGGACCAGCTCACCTGCATCTTCGTCGACAACGGGCTGCTGCGGCTGCACGAGCGCGAGCAGGTGGAGCGCACCTTCCGCGCGCACCTCGGCATCGACCTGCGCGTGGTCGACGCGTCGCAGCAGTTCCTGGACGCGCTGGCGGGCGTCGACGATCCGGAGACCAAGCGCAAGCGCATCGGCCACACCTTCATCGACGTCTTCGAGGAGGCGGCGCAGTCGGTGGGCGACGACGTGCGCTTCCTCGTGCAGGGGACGCTCTATCCCGACGTGATCGAGAGCGTGTCGCCGACGGGCGGGCCGAGCGTGACCATCAAGTCGCACCACAATGTCGGCGGCCTCAAGCCGGACATGAAGTTCGCGCTCATCGAGCCGCTGCGCGAGCTGTTCAAGGACGAGGTGCGCAACGTCGGGCGCGAGCTCGGGCTGCCGGAGGAGATGGTCGGCCGGCACCCGTTCCCGGGACCGGGCCTCGGGATCCGCGTCATCAGCGACGTCACGCAGGAGAAGCTCGACGTGCTGCGGCAGGCCGACGCGATCTACCTCGAGGAGATCCGCAGCGCGGGCCTGTACAACGAGATCTGGCAGGCGTTCGCGGTGCTGCTGCCGATCCGCTCCGTGGGCGTGATGGGCGACGAGCGCACGTACGAGAACGTGCTCGCGCTGCGCGCCGTGACCAGCACCGACGGCATGACGGCGGACTGGTTCCACTTCCCGCACGAGGTGCTGGGGCGGATCTCGAACCGGATCATCCGCGAGGTCACCGGCATCAACCGCGTCGTCTACGACGTCAGCTCCAAGCCGCCGGCGACGATCGAGTGGGAATGA
- a CDS encoding PTS sugar transporter subunit IIA, with the protein MELREFFSEDAVKLELEGTSKDDILKELISLLKLDDKSEGMLFKMLKRRENLGSTGIGRGIAIPHCRSLVVNKLRVAFGRKPGGVDFKAIDEKPVNFFFLIVAPPLEVSNQYLPVLGKIAQFSKEPDVPTRLLSLTEPAQFMELLKEKGV; encoded by the coding sequence ATGGAACTGCGCGAGTTCTTCTCCGAGGACGCCGTGAAGCTGGAGCTGGAGGGGACGTCGAAGGACGACATCCTCAAGGAGCTCATCTCCCTGCTCAAGCTGGACGACAAGTCCGAGGGGATGCTCTTCAAGATGCTGAAGCGCCGCGAGAACCTCGGCTCCACGGGCATCGGCCGCGGGATCGCGATCCCGCACTGCCGCTCGCTCGTCGTCAACAAGCTCCGCGTCGCGTTCGGCCGGAAGCCGGGCGGCGTCGACTTCAAGGCGATCGACGAGAAGCCGGTCAACTTCTTCTTCCTGATCGTCGCCCCGCCGCTCGAGGTCTCGAACCAGTACCTCCCCGTGCTCGGCAAGATCGCGCAGTTCAGCAAGGAGCCCGACGTGCCGACGCGGCTGCTCTCGCTGACGGAGCCGGCGCAGTTCATGGAGCTGCTGAAGGAGAAGGGCGTCTGA
- the purF gene encoding amidophosphoribosyltransferase — protein MCGIFGVRGHPDAAAVTQLGLYSLQHRGQESAGIAALDVAGQPHAVKRMGLVSEGLLEDEAELLRGGALAIGHTRYSTAGSSTLENAQPVLARSRGGHIALAHNGNLTNATELRFELEEAGAIFQSTMDSEAIVHRIARSNARTPEARVAEALQGVEGAYCLLIVIGETLVAARDPRGWRPLVMGDLNGAVVFASESCALDIVGARYVRDVEPGEVVAVDAEGVRSAFPLPRLESRKCVFEHVYFARPDSRIFGGSVDRARRALGRQLARECPAPGADLVFSVPDSSNSAALGYAEEAGISYELALIRNHYVGRTFIQPSQGDRDSKVRVKYNAVREVLEGRSVVMVDDSIVRGTTTRGLVAMVRAAGAREVHMRVSSAPITGPCYYGIDTPNREELIAANLSLEEIAREIGVDTLGYLSLDGMLASVPTGPEGFCHACFSGDYPTPPPTDPDKLRFGCGC, from the coding sequence ATGTGTGGCATCTTCGGTGTGCGCGGCCATCCCGACGCGGCGGCCGTCACGCAGCTCGGCCTCTACTCCCTCCAGCACCGCGGCCAGGAGTCGGCGGGCATCGCGGCGCTCGACGTCGCGGGCCAGCCGCACGCGGTCAAGCGCATGGGCCTCGTCAGCGAGGGGCTGCTGGAGGATGAGGCGGAGCTGCTCCGCGGCGGCGCGCTCGCCATCGGGCACACCCGCTACAGCACCGCCGGGTCGTCCACGCTCGAGAACGCGCAGCCGGTGCTGGCACGCTCGCGCGGCGGCCACATCGCGCTGGCGCACAACGGCAACCTGACGAACGCCACGGAGCTGCGCTTCGAGCTGGAGGAGGCCGGCGCGATCTTCCAGTCGACGATGGACAGCGAGGCGATCGTCCATCGCATCGCCCGCTCCAACGCCCGCACGCCCGAGGCGCGCGTCGCCGAGGCGCTCCAGGGCGTCGAGGGCGCGTACTGCCTGCTGATCGTGATCGGTGAGACGCTGGTCGCGGCCCGCGATCCGCGCGGCTGGCGCCCGCTCGTCATGGGTGACCTCAACGGCGCGGTGGTGTTCGCGTCGGAGTCGTGCGCGCTCGACATCGTCGGCGCGCGCTACGTGCGCGACGTCGAGCCGGGCGAGGTCGTGGCGGTCGACGCGGAGGGCGTGCGCAGCGCCTTCCCGCTGCCGCGGCTGGAGTCTCGGAAGTGCGTCTTCGAGCACGTCTACTTCGCGCGCCCCGACAGCCGCATCTTCGGCGGCTCGGTGGATCGCGCGCGGCGCGCGCTCGGCCGGCAGCTCGCGCGCGAGTGCCCTGCCCCCGGGGCGGACCTCGTCTTCAGCGTGCCCGACTCCTCCAACTCGGCGGCGCTCGGCTATGCCGAGGAGGCGGGCATCAGCTACGAGCTGGCGCTGATCCGCAATCACTACGTCGGCCGCACCTTCATCCAGCCGTCGCAGGGCGACCGCGACTCCAAGGTGCGCGTGAAGTACAACGCCGTGCGCGAGGTGCTGGAGGGGCGCAGCGTCGTGATGGTCGACGACTCGATCGTGCGTGGCACGACGACGCGCGGCCTGGTGGCGATGGTGCGGGCCGCTGGGGCCCGGGAAGTGCACATGCGCGTGAGCTCGGCGCCCATCACGGGGCCGTGCTACTACGGCATCGACACGCCGAACCGGGAAGAGCTGATCGCGGCCAACCTCTCGCTCGAGGAGATCGCGCGCGAGATCGGGGTGGACACGCTCGGCTACCTCTCGCTCGACGGGATGCTGGCGTCCGTTCCCACGGGACCCGAAGGCTTCTGCCATGCATGCTTCTCCGGGGACTACCCCACCCCACCACCCACCGACCCCGACAAGCTCCGCTTCGGGTGCGGCTGCTGA
- the dusB gene encoding tRNA dihydrouridine synthase DusB: protein MPRFPFPVAADVPLYLAPMAGVSESPFRRLCAHHGADVVVTEFLSAEGIRRENEATLDKLRFGPDERPIGVQIFGADPAAMADAAALVTDVFQPEFVDINFGCPVKKVVKRNGGSGCLKDLDLVQAIIRAVSRATHLPVTVKTRSGWSEDTRDPVGIALRMQDAGARAFTLHARTRTQMYTGHARWEEIAAVVEALEIPVIGNGDIKTPEDALRMLRMTNAAGIMIGRGSYGQPWIFDQTKDLLAGRPMRPTPDVETRFAVALDHARMVQEYEADPVGAAIEFRKHLGWYAKGLPNSADLRRKLHTVSSFSEVEGIFRDYVARMQRGDFAETFATPDIGDAAADAGVEEPCCEDAAA from the coding sequence ATGCCCCGCTTCCCGTTCCCCGTCGCGGCCGACGTGCCGCTCTACCTGGCCCCGATGGCCGGCGTGTCGGAGTCGCCGTTCCGGCGCCTCTGCGCCCACCACGGCGCCGACGTGGTGGTGACGGAGTTCCTCTCGGCCGAGGGCATCCGCCGCGAGAACGAGGCGACGCTGGACAAGCTGCGCTTCGGCCCCGACGAGCGCCCCATCGGCGTGCAGATCTTCGGTGCCGACCCCGCGGCGATGGCGGACGCGGCGGCCCTGGTGACCGACGTCTTCCAGCCCGAGTTCGTCGACATCAACTTCGGCTGCCCGGTCAAGAAGGTCGTCAAGCGGAACGGCGGCTCGGGGTGCCTGAAGGACCTCGACCTGGTGCAGGCGATCATCCGCGCGGTGTCGCGCGCGACGCACCTGCCGGTGACGGTGAAGACGCGCAGCGGCTGGAGCGAGGACACGCGCGACCCGGTGGGAATCGCGCTCCGGATGCAGGACGCCGGCGCGCGCGCCTTCACGCTGCACGCGCGCACGCGGACGCAGATGTACACGGGGCACGCGCGCTGGGAGGAGATCGCCGCGGTCGTCGAGGCGCTGGAGATCCCCGTGATCGGCAACGGCGACATCAAGACGCCCGAGGATGCGCTGCGCATGCTCCGCATGACCAACGCGGCCGGCATCATGATCGGGCGCGGGTCGTACGGGCAGCCGTGGATCTTCGACCAGACGAAGGACCTGCTGGCGGGCCGGCCGATGCGACCGACGCCTGACGTCGAGACGCGGTTCGCCGTCGCGCTGGACCATGCGCGCATGGTGCAGGAGTACGAGGCCGACCCGGTGGGCGCCGCGATCGAGTTCCGGAAGCACCTCGGCTGGTACGCGAAGGGGCTGCCCAACTCGGCCGACCTGCGCCGCAAGCTGCACACGGTGTCGTCGTTCTCCGAAGTCGAGGGGATCTTCCGGGACTACGTGGCGCGCATGCAGCGCGGCGACTTCGCCGAGACGTTCGCGACGCCGGACATCGGTGATGCGGCGGCGGACGCCGGGGTCGAGGAGCCGTGCTGCGAGGACGCGGCGGCGTGA
- a CDS encoding YfcE family phosphodiesterase, with translation MRIGLLSDTHDRIPAVAELLRRFKAGGVELVMHAGDHCAPFSMLPFRELQLPLLGVFGRNDGDRDGLTAMTATLPAGAELYEAPHSHDVGGHSVLLVHDLAEANPRSLESHQVIVYGCSHHAEMRERGGALLVNPGEACGWLHGVPTGAILDLTARRVEFLKLEEPEWRT, from the coding sequence ATGAGGATCGGGCTGCTCTCCGACACGCACGACCGCATCCCCGCGGTAGCCGAGCTGCTGCGCCGCTTCAAGGCCGGCGGCGTGGAGCTGGTGATGCACGCGGGCGACCACTGCGCGCCATTCTCGATGCTCCCGTTCCGCGAGCTGCAGCTGCCGCTGCTGGGCGTGTTCGGCCGCAACGACGGCGACCGCGACGGCCTGACGGCGATGACGGCGACGCTGCCCGCGGGCGCGGAGCTGTACGAGGCGCCGCACAGCCACGACGTTGGCGGGCACAGCGTGCTGCTGGTGCACGACCTAGCCGAGGCCAACCCGCGCTCGCTCGAGTCGCACCAGGTGATCGTGTACGGCTGCTCGCACCACGCGGAGATGCGCGAGCGCGGCGGGGCGCTGCTGGTGAACCCGGGCGAGGCGTGCGGCTGGCTGCACGGCGTGCCCACCGGCGCGATCCTCGACCTCACCGCGCGGCGCGTGGAGTTCCTGAAGCTCGAAGAGCCCGAGTGGCGCACCTGA
- the lysA gene encoding diaminopimelate decarboxylase, producing the protein MGSATTVEPGFVHVDGVLHCDAIPAPVIAEAAGTPTYVYSAGLIRQQYRRLDAAFARVPHRIHYSVKANSNLAVLRLLQAEGAGVDIVSGGELYRAHEAGFTGGDVVFSGVGKRARELHEALAAGVLFVNVESEGELLLLDQVARERGVIAPVALRVNPEVAVDNPHEYIRTGEKGHKFGIPFDDVPRVARETRDLPNLKLVGLDMHIGSQISSWEPYDAALARLVALLVRVRADGAQDIRYLDVGGGLAVTYDEEAPADVSRFAAGVIEATRGLDVTLVLEPGRFLVAESGILLTEVLFRKRSGGKEYVITDAGMNDLLRPSHYEAFHRIDAVKPTGERVVADVVGPVCESGDFLALDRDTDDAPPGALLAVRTTGAYGFSMASNYNSRPRPAEVLVDGDRFAIVTERERYEDLVRQERASLDWRVA; encoded by the coding sequence GTGGGCAGCGCCACGACGGTGGAGCCGGGCTTCGTCCACGTGGACGGCGTCCTGCACTGCGATGCGATCCCCGCGCCCGTGATCGCCGAGGCGGCCGGCACGCCGACGTACGTGTACAGCGCGGGGCTCATCCGCCAGCAGTACCGGCGGCTGGACGCGGCGTTCGCGCGTGTGCCGCACCGCATCCACTACAGCGTGAAGGCGAACTCGAACCTCGCGGTGCTTCGGCTGCTGCAGGCCGAGGGCGCGGGCGTCGACATCGTGTCCGGCGGTGAGCTGTACCGCGCGCACGAGGCCGGGTTCACCGGCGGCGACGTCGTGTTCAGCGGCGTGGGCAAGCGCGCACGCGAGCTGCACGAGGCGCTTGCCGCCGGCGTCCTGTTCGTGAACGTCGAGAGCGAGGGCGAGCTGCTGCTGCTCGACCAGGTGGCGCGCGAGCGGGGCGTGATCGCGCCGGTGGCGCTGCGGGTGAATCCCGAGGTCGCCGTCGACAACCCGCACGAGTACATCCGCACGGGCGAGAAGGGCCACAAGTTCGGCATCCCGTTCGACGACGTCCCGCGCGTGGCGCGCGAGACGCGCGACCTGCCGAACCTGAAGCTCGTCGGGCTCGACATGCACATCGGGTCGCAGATCTCGTCGTGGGAGCCGTACGACGCGGCGCTGGCGCGGCTGGTGGCGCTGCTGGTGCGCGTGCGCGCCGACGGCGCGCAGGACATCCGCTACCTCGACGTCGGCGGTGGGCTGGCGGTGACGTACGACGAGGAGGCGCCCGCGGACGTGTCGCGCTTCGCGGCCGGCGTGATCGAGGCGACGCGCGGCCTGGACGTGACGCTCGTGTTGGAGCCGGGCCGCTTCCTGGTCGCGGAGTCCGGCATCCTGCTGACCGAGGTGCTCTTCCGGAAGCGCAGCGGCGGCAAGGAGTACGTGATCACCGACGCGGGGATGAACGACCTCCTGCGGCCGTCGCACTACGAGGCATTCCACCGCATCGACGCCGTGAAGCCAACGGGCGAGCGCGTGGTGGCCGACGTCGTGGGCCCGGTGTGCGAGAGCGGCGACTTCCTCGCGCTCGACCGCGATACCGACGACGCGCCGCCGGGCGCGCTGCTCGCGGTGCGCACGACGGGCGCGTACGGCTTCTCGATGGCGTCGAACTACAACTCGCGACCGCGCCCCGCCGAGGTGCTGGTGGACGGCGACCGGTTCGCGATCGTCACGGAGCGCGAGCGCTACGAGGACCTCGTGCGCCAGGAGCGCGCGTCGCTCGACTGGAGGGTCGCATGA
- the larB gene encoding nickel pincer cofactor biosynthesis protein LarB encodes MRRDRAMALLRAVARGEVAPEGALDQLALAPFEAVADAAGDVATLDHHRALRQGVPEVVYGAGKSPAQAVAIVGRLAVRGEGFLVTRADDGMRAALLAAYPAAVENVLGRTVRLAPDEPVRSHCGRVCIVTAGTADLPVAEECAETLRSAGVVADRVTDVGVAGVHRLLARASQLAMADVVIVIAGMDGALPSAVGGIVRGAVIAVPTSVGYGASFAGLAPLLTMLNSCAAGITVVNIDNGFGAAMAALRILGSRASSNVTPDASSNAKPGNEFGVAT; translated from the coding sequence GTGAGGCGCGACCGGGCGATGGCGCTGCTGCGGGCCGTCGCCCGCGGCGAGGTCGCGCCGGAGGGCGCGCTGGACCAGCTGGCGCTCGCCCCGTTCGAGGCGGTGGCCGACGCGGCGGGCGACGTCGCCACGCTGGACCACCACCGCGCGCTGCGGCAGGGCGTGCCCGAGGTCGTCTACGGGGCGGGGAAGTCGCCCGCCCAGGCCGTCGCGATCGTCGGGCGGCTGGCGGTGCGTGGCGAGGGCTTCCTGGTGACGCGGGCGGACGACGGGATGCGCGCGGCCCTGCTCGCCGCGTATCCCGCTGCCGTCGAGAACGTCCTCGGCCGGACCGTCCGGCTCGCGCCCGACGAGCCCGTGCGCTCGCACTGCGGGCGCGTCTGCATCGTCACGGCCGGGACCGCCGACCTGCCGGTGGCGGAGGAGTGCGCCGAGACGCTGCGGTCGGCCGGCGTGGTCGCGGATCGCGTCACCGACGTCGGCGTCGCGGGCGTGCACCGGCTGCTCGCGCGTGCGTCCCAGCTGGCGATGGCCGACGTCGTCATCGTGATCGCCGGGATGGACGGTGCGCTCCCGTCGGCGGTCGGGGGCATCGTGCGCGGCGCCGTGATCGCGGTGCCGACGAGCGTCGGCTACGGCGCCAGCTTCGCCGGCCTCGCGCCGCTGCTGACGATGCTGAACTCGTGCGCCGCCGGGATCACGGTCGTGAACATCGACAACGGCTTCGGCGCGGCGATGGCCGCGCTCCGGATCCTGGGCTCCCGCGCGAGCTCGAACGTCACGCCGGACGCATCGTCCAACGCCAAGCCCGGCAACGAGTTCGGCGTCGCGACCTGA
- the ppdK gene encoding pyruvate, phosphate dikinase gives MSDAGANASSRLVYAFGQGKAEGTRDMKAVLGGKGANLAEMTNLGVPVPPGFTIACQACIDYLRDGAVPDGLRQEVAQHLARLEASSGRRLGDPEDPLLVSVRSGAPVSMPGMMETILNLGLNDRTVQGLARNSGNARFAFDSYRRFLQMYGDVVLGVPAQRFEQLLGAKRLTEAVETDAELSEGALRTLVEEYKSLVRHAIGRDFPMDPAEQLWGAIEAVWRSWTLKKAVDYRRVHAIPETLGTAVNVVAMVFGNMGEDSGTGVAFTRDPSTGERRFYGEFLVNAQGEDVVAGIRTPLRIEEMAERLPEAYAELLDTQQRLEAHFRDMQDIEFTVERGKLYLLQTRTGKRAPTAALRVADEMVREGLIDRAEAVRRVTPTQMDQLLHPVIDSTVRATPIATGLPASPGAAAGRAVFDPDTAERRGAAGEAVILVREETTPEDFHGMVAARAILTARGGMTSHAAVVARGMGKCAVVGVKGIHVDADRRRLTAGDASIAEGDWITLDGGSGNVYAGDLPTVPSEIVRVVGGQLMPDRAPVFRAFSRVLGWADEVRTLGVRANADTPRDARMARAFGAEGIGLCRTEHMFFEGERITAMREMIVARDEGGRRRALARLLPMQRSDFEGIFEAMAGLPVTVRLLDPPLHEFLPHGGEESKLLARTLGMGRDELHRIVDDLREANPMLGHRGCRLGVTYPEITEMQARAIFEAAVRCSRRGIDVRPEIMIPLVATVREFEHQAAIIRKVADDVMGAMGEAVPYLVGTMIELPRAALTADEIARSAEFFSFGTNDLTQTVLGLSRDDAGRFLGAYIEKGIFADDPFQVLDEPGVGKIVRRAVFDGRSTRPDLKVGVCGEHGGEPRSVRFFHRSGVDYVSCSPYRVPVARLAAAHAALQGEDDSEAAGALSVRRGD, from the coding sequence CTGAGCGACGCGGGCGCGAACGCGAGCTCGCGCCTCGTCTACGCCTTCGGCCAGGGGAAGGCCGAGGGCACGCGCGACATGAAGGCGGTGCTCGGCGGCAAGGGCGCGAACCTCGCCGAGATGACGAACCTGGGCGTGCCCGTCCCGCCCGGGTTCACCATCGCGTGTCAGGCGTGCATCGACTACCTGCGCGATGGTGCGGTGCCGGATGGACTGCGCCAGGAGGTCGCGCAGCACCTCGCGCGGCTCGAGGCGTCCAGCGGTCGCCGGCTGGGCGACCCGGAAGATCCGCTGCTCGTCTCCGTGCGCTCCGGCGCGCCCGTGTCGATGCCCGGGATGATGGAGACGATCCTCAACCTCGGGTTGAACGACCGCACGGTGCAGGGCCTCGCGCGCAACAGCGGCAACGCGCGCTTCGCCTTCGACTCGTACCGGCGCTTCCTGCAGATGTACGGCGACGTGGTGCTCGGCGTCCCCGCGCAGCGCTTCGAGCAGCTGCTCGGCGCCAAGCGCCTCACCGAGGCCGTGGAGACCGACGCCGAGCTGTCCGAGGGCGCGCTGCGGACGCTCGTCGAGGAGTACAAGTCGCTCGTCCGACACGCGATCGGCCGCGACTTCCCCATGGATCCGGCCGAGCAGCTGTGGGGCGCGATCGAGGCCGTGTGGCGCTCGTGGACGCTGAAGAAGGCCGTCGACTACCGCCGCGTGCACGCCATCCCCGAGACGCTGGGCACCGCGGTGAACGTCGTCGCGATGGTGTTCGGCAACATGGGCGAGGACTCGGGCACTGGCGTCGCCTTCACGCGCGACCCGTCCACCGGCGAGCGTCGCTTCTACGGCGAGTTCCTGGTGAACGCGCAGGGCGAGGACGTCGTCGCGGGGATCCGCACGCCGCTGCGCATCGAGGAGATGGCGGAGCGCCTGCCCGAGGCGTACGCCGAGCTGCTGGACACGCAGCAGCGGCTCGAGGCGCACTTCCGCGACATGCAGGACATCGAGTTCACCGTCGAGCGCGGGAAGCTCTACCTGCTGCAGACGCGCACCGGCAAGCGCGCGCCCACGGCGGCGCTGCGGGTCGCGGACGAGATGGTGCGCGAGGGGCTGATCGACCGTGCGGAGGCGGTGCGGCGCGTCACGCCGACGCAGATGGACCAGCTGCTGCACCCGGTGATCGATTCGACGGTGCGCGCGACGCCAATCGCCACGGGGCTACCGGCGAGTCCCGGCGCGGCGGCCGGGCGTGCGGTGTTCGATCCCGACACCGCGGAGCGCCGTGGCGCCGCCGGCGAGGCGGTGATCCTCGTCCGCGAGGAGACGACGCCCGAGGACTTCCACGGCATGGTCGCGGCGCGTGCGATCCTCACCGCGCGTGGCGGCATGACCAGCCACGCGGCCGTCGTCGCGCGCGGCATGGGCAAGTGCGCGGTCGTGGGCGTGAAGGGCATCCACGTCGACGCGGACCGCCGGCGGCTCACCGCGGGCGACGCCAGCATCGCCGAGGGCGACTGGATCACGCTCGACGGCGGGAGCGGGAACGTCTACGCGGGCGACCTGCCGACGGTGCCGAGCGAGATCGTGCGCGTCGTCGGTGGGCAGCTGATGCCCGACCGCGCGCCCGTCTTCCGCGCCTTCTCGCGCGTGCTCGGCTGGGCCGACGAGGTGCGCACGCTGGGCGTCCGCGCCAACGCCGACACGCCGCGCGACGCGCGCATGGCGCGCGCGTTCGGGGCCGAGGGGATCGGGCTCTGTCGGACGGAGCACATGTTCTTCGAGGGCGAGCGCATCACCGCCATGCGCGAGATGATCGTCGCCCGCGACGAGGGCGGGCGCCGCCGCGCGCTCGCGCGCCTGCTGCCGATGCAGCGGTCCGACTTCGAGGGGATCTTCGAGGCGATGGCGGGCTTGCCGGTGACCGTCCGCCTGCTCGACCCACCGCTTCACGAGTTTCTCCCGCACGGCGGCGAGGAGTCCAAGCTGCTGGCGCGCACGCTCGGCATGGGACGCGACGAGCTCCATCGCATCGTGGACGACCTGCGCGAGGCGAACCCGATGCTCGGGCACCGTGGCTGTCGCCTCGGCGTCACCTATCCCGAGATCACCGAGATGCAGGCGCGGGCGATCTTCGAGGCGGCCGTGCGCTGCTCGCGGCGCGGGATCGACGTGCGGCCGGAGATCATGATCCCGCTCGTCGCGACGGTGCGCGAGTTCGAGCACCAGGCCGCGATCATCCGGAAGGTCGCGGACGACGTCATGGGCGCGATGGGCGAAGCGGTGCCCTATCTCGTCGGGACGATGATCGAGCTGCCGCGCGCCGCGCTCACCGCCGACGAGATCGCGCGGTCGGCGGAGTTCTTCTCCTTCGGCACGAACGACCTCACGCAGACGGTGCTCGGCCTGTCGCGCGACGACGCGGGCCGCTTCCTCGGCGCCTACATCGAGAAGGGGATCTTCGCCGACGACCCGTTCCAGGTGCTCGACGAGCCGGGCGTCGGGAAGATCGTCCGTCGCGCGGTGTTCGACGGGCGCTCGACGCGCCCCGACCTCAAGGTGGGCGTGTGCGGCGAGCACGGTGGCGAGCCGCGCTCGGTGCGCTTCTTCCACCGCAGCGGCGTGGACTACGTCTCGTGCTCGCCGTACCGCGTGCCGGTCGCGCGGCTGGCGGCGGCGCACGCGGCGCTGCAGGGCGAGGACGACAGCGAGGCGGCGGGGGCGCTGAGCGTGCGGCGCGGGGACTGA